AAAATCCCAGATCACAAATTGAGAGATGAGATGATCTTTTTTGGACAGAAGGCACTgactgggccccgtgagccagcAGCAAGTGACAGGCAACTTGCAGCAGAGGCAGCAGAAATGCCCATGGGTCCCATGTGTCTTCTCTTAGTGATGATGGCCCTCCTTACTGGACCGTCAGCAGCAGACAGTTCAAATGTACTTAGTAAAACTGCTGGGTGGGCAaccaaagggaagagaaggatcTCCTAGAACTGGGGGGGAAAACAAGCCAAACGCTACTAGCAGCAGGCCCAGCTGGAAGAGGGCTTGGTCTGCAGGTTGATGTAGTTCCCTTGGGTGGACAAAGACATATCTTCCCTGGAATTGCTCATCATCTTCTCAATGAGGactctaaaaaacaaataaaaaacaaacctgagAAGCTGGATGGAGAAACGGCAGATATTATCTGTCTTGTCACCAGGTGGCACTCAGTAAAGCCACAAGGTTTAAATGCCCCTTTGTCCCCAATTATCTCAGGAGAGAAGACAGCATCCCTGACCTTCAGGAGCTGGCATTCCAGTGGCTCAGTCTGTTCTTGTTTGCTCAGAAACAAGGAAAGGAGGTCCAAGGGGCTGCAGTGGAAGATGGGTAAATCTGCGTGCCTATCCCTAGAACAGGATGAGCTACTCACCTCATGGcctcattaatatttttgttcTCCTTGACTGATGTTTCTGTCCAACCTGTGAAACCATTCTCTTTACTGAACCGGTCAACCTGGTCTCGGCTCACTGCCCAAGGGGACAGATCACactggcaaagaaaataaataaaaggcaacaCCATAAACTTCCTGGGAATAGAAACATTGCTCAGATACGTGTGGATTTAAAACAGTTCCACCCATGGCTAGAACAGCAGCATCTGAAATCTACAGCCAACATTCTTCCCAAAGAAAGTCTCAACATCTCTTGAAAGGAGGTAGAGAAGGGCAAGTGGATACCCACAATCAGAGTGCAGTTTAGACACGCTTACTCTCTGCCCACGGATTGAGGCCAGGGGCCATTTTCCAAGATCAACCACATACCTTGTTGGCTAAGAGCAGGCAGGGCACCGGCTCTCCATTAGGCAGTGTGAGCTT
This sequence is a window from Globicephala melas chromosome 1, mGloMel1.2, whole genome shotgun sequence. Protein-coding genes within it:
- the RAB29 gene encoding ras-related protein Rab-7L1 isoform X2 translates to MGSRDHLFKVLVVGDAAVGKTSLVQRYSQDSFSKHYKSTVGGQERFTSMTRLYYRDASACVIMFDVTNATTFSNSQRWKQDLDSKLTLPNGEPVPCLLLANKCDLSPWAVSRDQVDRFSKENGFTGWTETSVKENKNINEAMRVLIEKMMSNSREDMSLSTQGNYINLQTKPSSSWACC
- the RAB29 gene encoding ras-related protein Rab-7L1 isoform X3; this translates as MEYLLAVDFALKVLQWSDSEMVRLQLWDIAGQERFTSMTRLYYRDASACVIMFDVTNATTFSNSQRWKQDLDSKLTLPNGEPVPCLLLANKCDLSPWAVSRDQVDRFSKENGFTGWTETSVKENKNINEAMRVLIEKMMSNSREDMSLSTQGNYINLQTKPSSSWACC